CGTCTTATGACCAGAAAGGGACTCAAGaggtaaaacagacagaaaaatgagctcaaatgacacaaaataagaataaagacacaaaaaaagcaaccaaagagagaaacaaaaagatttacaacagacaaacaaaagaaaaagactcaaagaggcagaaaacaaccaaacatttacttatttcttaATTAATGACGTTACAATCTTCGTCCTCTCAGCAAAGTCTCGTCTTTACGTGATTTCAGGGGGAGCCGTGAAGGCATCACCCGGCCATtcttttagtttcatttcttcGTGGGTCTGAGTTTCTGTGCAGCCTCTGATCATCACTAACTTCATAAACTCATCACCAGTGAGGAGGCCTCTGATTTCCAGCTGAGCCTGAACGTCTCAACATGAGGTCAGTTTGCCCCAGttgttaaatgaaatgaacctTAAAGAAGTTGAttgttttactattattattactgttgttatttttatccttGTTATTTTTAACCTAAACTGATCTAAAATCAATAACTTAACTCAGACCCAGGTGAACTCAGCTGTGGGTCTTTAATAAGGGATTTGAGTCATTATTCACTAATAATGTTACGGCTCACTTCCTGTTACAGCCtcggtgcatgctgggaaacgTAGTCGTTTCCACAGGTAGAAAACTGGACCATTATCTAGATTATTCTGATTatcagagattaaaaaacatGATTTCAGTCGGAAATGTAGATGATGTCGGTTTATAGAGCTGTAATTATTCTATAACTCCCCGTATATGAGTAATTATAATTAGTTATTATAACTAGTTAtgccaaaaaataaagagttgTAGTGTTCAGTTAATGTTAAGTTTTTTCCACCTGTTACTGCACATGTAAGtgaaattttatttcatcttttgtgtcatcatttctttttttatttatatgtttgtatcatttgcatgtttcatgtttccCCCTTTAGAAGACAAGTCTGTTCACATTATAAACGTGTGTAAAAACcatattccattttattttactggataacacttctgttttatttgattttaatcttctttttacctgtggtttttaatgttgctCTCTGGTCAGGTGCTGGATTTAGGGACGTGAGCATCAGCTCTGTTTGTAGATGGTGTCGGTGAATTGTCGTCACAGtggaaacgtttttttttaatcttttcctcACACTAACTGCAGCAGCTCCCTGAAGTCCAGACTGGGGCGACTGCAGAGTCGGTTCACCTGGGATCTGAAGGGGGAGGACATGGACCTAGAAAACCTCAGCACTCGACTCCAGGAGCACATAGATCTCCGGTTAGGGAAGCGCGGAGCCGTGGCTCGATCTTACGGCTTCTTGGCCTACGTCAGGTACGGTGGACTTCAGCTTCTATACAGAGGTCTGCAGCTTCTCCATTTTTACAAAACATAGATTAAGATGCAGAAGTGATTATTTAAGGATTGAAACAACCCTTTTCCTCAGGCATCTCCAGGGTAAACCAGACGAGGCGCTGTCActtctcagccaatcagaggaggagACCAGGGAGTGTTATGGTGAGGACTGTGAGCGGAGGCTCATCGTGACGTACGGAGACATGGCCTGGCTCAAATACCACACCGGAGACTCCACACAGTCACAAAGCTACTGCCAGAGAGTGGAGGACATCCTGGTAGGAACTAGTGCTGGAAGGTTCAGCTCTTTATTTAGCATCATTCTcacttttgtttaaaatttaattcaCATTGAAAAGAATCGACCTCTGGTTTGAACTGTGATCTTCATCCTCTGTCTCTCTACAGGTGAAGCATCCCACCGCTTCCTCAGCAGATCTCCACCCAGAGGTGCTTGGGGAAAAAGGCTGGACCTACCTTAAGTTCTCCAGGCCCTATTACCCCAAAGCCGTGGACTGTTTCCGTGAAGCGGTGAAGCTGCAGCCTGAGGACAGCGAGTGGAACGCCGGCTATGCTATCGCCCTGTACCGCACAGAGAAGGTCAGAACACATTTCTCTTAGTAAAACAAACCGTGAGACATCCAGCGTCACTGGGCCTTCGCACGAAGCTGcacttttttaacattttctctgtTCATATTAAGTGTTTTATCTTTGTGTGCCTTTAGGCGCAAAGGAGCAAAATTTCATTATgttctcctctttgttttgtttttatctgagtAATTCTAAGCAGTGAACTGACAAGAGTTTAATTTACAGAGGGTTTCAGCAGCACGTGAAGATGAGGAGTCGCCTGCGATGAATCAGATTCGCCGAGCCCTGGAGATCAACCCTGAAGATGCTGTTCTGCTGTCCATGCTGGCTCTGAAGCTGGCCGCCTACCAACGATGCCAGGAGGCCGACAAGCTAGTGGAGCGAGCCCTGGAGATCGACCCCGAAAACCCTCATGTCACCCGCTACATAGCCATATACCTTCGTAACCAGGCACGTCAGACTTGAATCAACTCCTAAATGCTCAGAGGCTCTGTTTGTCGGTCCCAGTGGTCGCAGGCTAAACAGATCCTCACAATATCCCCAAACTAGATGAGAGGTAAAATCCTTCCAATGTTCAAAAGcaactgaaacactaaaatgttCAAAACATTAAATAGCAAATCCAAACATTTCTGTTTGGAGCTGTTCCacctttatttacagtctatgagCCTGAATTCCCTCCAGGGATGCGCCACTAGGGGCCTCTGTTTCTATCTTTTCTGGCTGATCTGGTGTTGGAGTGAAACctcttttgtttctgtcctttcaCACCAGGGGAAATGCAATCGGTCTATTGATGTGCTGCAGCGAGCGCTGAAGAGGTCCAGTCAGTCAGCTTTCATCCACCATCAGCTGGCCCTCTGCTACATGATAAAGAAGCGCGGCCACAAACCAGGAAGTACATGCAAACATAACGTATAAATGTACTTTGTTATCACATGACGGATGCCACATGAACCACGTTTAATTACACTCCTCCAGATGATGTGCAGCAGTGGAGGCGTCAGAGTATTGAGCACCTCGAGGAGGCTGTCAAGATAAAACCCTCATTTCACATCGCATTGGCTGACCTGGCAGAGCTGTGTGTAGAAGACGGAGATTTCACCAGGTACTCACATCATGCACAAACACTGTAGTCCCTTTATTCTTGTCTTCTAGTTTGAAAAGAAACGCCTCTCAGggcttttctctctgtttgtgtccaAGAGCGGAGGCGTTGTTCCAGCAGGGACTTCAGATGGCACCAAAGTTAGAGAAAGACATCAGTCAAAAGTTCCACTTCCGCTATGCTAAATTCCATCACTACCACACCAATAACGAGGCTGACGCTATCTCTCACTACACCAAGGTAGGTTTCGAAGGGGCAGAGTCAGAGTGGGGGATAAAAACTCTGTGGGAAGTTAGTGCAGACATTTCTTACTGGAAAGTCAAAACATGACTACGTACATACCATCACTGCATCCTTTAGTGTCTCCTGCTGTCTGTTAGTTAAATGTGAGGGTTTTTAGATACATCATGTAGCTGTAGAATATTTGGAGCTACAAGCTGGAGCTTTCTATTTTAGAGAGTATTGATATGTTctcaattaaattaaagtttgttAATGTCATGATAACAGACAGTTCATAGGCGTTGAGTTTCAacggacacagaaaaaaaaaaaaaaacctctgcataAACTGGATGttcctccagccaatcagagacattcaAACtaacattcagcccaatttgacgTCAGGGAGCCCAGAACGGTAACATCACGACACAACAATCTACCAACAACTCAAAATTCTTCCGTTTGTTCTTGGTGCAAAGACGAACAGGTACATaaagtatttacatttaatgaactgatcCTTTTACAAGACAAATCCCAGAGcactgctgccatctactgttCAGTTCTGGGTCTCACTGTCCtgttatatttacatcttttcatCATATTGAGAAAGTAACCACTACTACTAATATTCACAACACACGACATATCGTAAAATGGCAAAAATCAAAGAATTCATTATTCTCTTTCAGCATAAAAGTTGTCTTCTTCATGGCATAACATCTATTAATGTCTCTGAACCGCTGGCCCACATTAGGCCACATGTCCATGAGAGTTTATGTCTCAGTTTGACCGAGGTGGTTGGATATAACCCCAAAATTAAAGGTTCAGGATCAAAGGGAAGCTTTACGCCCAACACTTTTTCGTATAATTTGTGAGATCTTCCACCAGAAGCTTGGATGAATGACAGTCTTAACActtttcaacatgttttacaAACCAGTTCatcagttgtttgtgtttgaaatttCAGGGTCTGCTTTTAGCAGCGGATACGGGGGACGGGCGACAATGTGCAAAGGTGAGGTGAATATTACAAATCCTGAGGgtggacaaaaaacacaatcatcGTATCCCCAACCAGCTTTAACGCCATGGATCAAAGCTTCACGCTGCCATGAGTCAGGATTCATCTGAATTTCATCTGAAGACACCTTGAATAGACACAAATTAACCTTGAGATGTTTCTCTTCTATTCTCCTCCAGAAGCTAAAAGAGATTGCAGATCAACGCCTTGAAGGAGACAAGGATGATGGGAAGGCGTTCGCTCTGTTAGCTGTGGTGGCCAAAGCTCAGGGTGACaagaaggaggctgcaaacTTTTACGAGAAAGCTTTGGACTGCGAAGAAAACGACGAGTATCTGTCTGCTCTGTGTGAACTGAGGATGGAGCTGGACTGAGAAAAGTCGAGAGCCACTTTTAAGAGTAGATCTTCATCAGTTTGCTGTCATCGCTGCTCTGTGTCGTGGCTCTGTGTCTAGGGTTTCCCCCCTTTTGGTTGCTtcattggtttctctttgtgtgctCTGCCCTGGTtcgtttcacctgtgtctcactGGTGTAGATATAGGCCTGTCTTTCAATTAGTTTCCCTTGGATCTGGGAGTTAAATAAAACTCCATGTTAATAAGCCATGCATGACTTTCTTTACCAAACACCAGAGGCCGGTATCACGAAGCAAGCTCAACTTATCCGGCTTTACTacaacttatccagctgaacccaTCCAGAAAAGTGACGATCTGGATATCATGACGCTGGTTATCAGCTCACTAACTCaatccaggtttgtcttgttgtgaatcatATGagggcgggttccaaggcagcagaacaatcacaatcatgaggctgatccaccagcaaaaaggagcaaagactgattctcctcagatatgaagaagaaaaagtaaatctcactcgAAATCTCGAAAAGTCAAACATTGCTGCTGCACTGAGGAGACGCCATAAGGCATGCTAAAGGACTGCCGATTGCATAAATGcgcaaattacacatcaatggctcaattagtttagAGTTAATGAAGGCACGAATCCCAATCACTGCGCTGCATAGACGAATCATGTGTATGACAATTagtgtcattcccccagatgtaagaagaacgtgggagcagataaaaaccaagcacaaaagcATCATTTCATCTACTTAATTCTATAATACTACATCGGTGataataaagctggaagctgatgccccagttacatcatatcaatacatcaggttgttgtcctgaatgaaatgatcctggttctgagctgtgtttgagctaaaacatcctcttctttgagtgattatctcctggaagatgcgttctTCTCGCTCTTCTCGGGGTTTGGGCTCATTGACTGCATATACTTTGGGCTTCAATCTCAATCGGGTTTTCGATGAAAGGGCACCTGATTCttttcctgaacagctgattggccggtgggtggagGAGCCTTTCATgggattcagataaatcctgacaGTCATcctgacccgaagcaggttAGCCGTTCGGAGTAGGTTACCGTGGTAACGTAGCTTGATAAGAATGAATTCAGTTTATCtgataccggaaacccaggcttaaccctgaagttacctcgctaaaCCAGTAATCCTGCTTCCTGATACAGACCTCTGGTGATAACATAACAGACATGACAGCGCATCATTTGGCTATAATTATAGACTCCATGATTCCTACATCATCTGCACCGTGTTCATGCTTAGTGGGACCTTTTTGACCTATTatatgtgtctttgtgtcattTCGCGTCTCCTTGctacatttttgtcttttttggttGTGGTTTGTCTgagctgtgtctctttgtgtcattgtgccagctttgttgtttttctctaaGGCATCACTCTGAGCTTCGCCTCACTACCTTCAGTCACTCCGTTCATTCAGAGGTTCGTCTGAACATGACTCCAGTTACAAAAACATATACACTTGATATTTGTGCTAAATTGTACATGTTATAATTAAACTCAACTTATTTTAAGCTGTTTTGCTCCTGTTCTTGACTATTTTTACTTATCTGAGGcgacagtgaactcatcgttaCTTCTGTCATCATCTGCCCCAACCCTACTTAACTTTTAAGTTTCATTTCTCGCTCACTCTTCCTCAGTCATCGACTCAAATCACTGCACAAACTCCATATAAAGGAACCAGATTTTTCAATCATTAAAATGAGGTAAGTTTTCATGTTCCAGTCTCATCTTTATGTGTAACTGTCTCGTgtgtaattatattattatattatattgttattaaatgtgttacatTCAGTAGATGCTCAGTGGATGATTTAGATGACTTAATGTGTACTTGTGCATGTACATGGGTGTATCTGTTACTTTGTATATGATGTCTATGAATAAAACTTTGTTACGTTCTTCATGACTTtttcctttaataaaaaaatacgaGCTTTGTGGGTTCAGCTCTCCACACTGAGCCATTTTTCCTGACATGTCTGAGCATGAACGTTAgatgaaataacaaacaatGGTATTAATTATTCAGCTTACCAACGGTTTGATCTGTCACGGGGCTGATTGTGTAACTTTTGTGAAATCACTCTGAGCATGGTTCCcacacatttcaaattaaatcatCTGGTGAAGAGCTTTATGTGCGTGTGAGTGATGAGTGATACGTATGCAGCGTTCCCAGTCTTCTCCTCGCCAATGTCCGATCACTGGCCAACAAAATGGACGAGATTCGGCTGAGGATTGTCTCGCGGAGGATGGACAGCTGTGTGGCCGTCATCACGGAAACCTGGCTGGACAACAACACACCCGACGCCGCGGTGGAGCTGGCGGGACGCTCTTTGTTCCGAGCAGACCGGACTGCAGCCTCTACTAAATCCAGAGGTGGAGGACTTGCGCTCTACGTACACAACTCCTGGTGTACAGCCACTCACGTCATCGGAACGCACTGCACACCTGATCTGGAATACCTGGCTGTGAAATGCAGGCCATTCAAGACGGTGAGAGAGTTCTGCTCCATCCTGATCATAGCTGTTTACATTCCACCGCGGGCTAACGCTAAGCTAGCGCTAGAGGAGCTGTACTGTCTGATCAGCAGGCAGATGAACTCCAACCCAGAGGCAGCTGTGATTGTGGCTGGAGACTTCAATCATGTGAATCTCAAAGCAGTGCTTccaaaattctacaagtccataCACTTTCCAACCAGAGACATAACACACTGGATCAAGTTTACTGCAACATCTCAGGAGCTTacaaggctgcagcagctcctcaccTGGGCTCATCTGACCACATCTGCGTGCAGCTGATACCAGCATACAAACCTCTGATCCACAGGACAAAACCAACCACCAAAACAGTTCAGGTATGGACTGAGGAGGCTTCTTCAGCACTACAGGACTGTTTTGAACTCACTGACTGGGAAGTGTTCAAAGatggctcagacctggaggcctACACATCATCTGTCCTGGACTATGTGCAGTTCTGCACTGATGCTGTCCTACCCACAAAGTCCATCAAGGTGTTTCCCAACCAGAAACCATGGTGTGACAGCACAGTGCGGTCTCTACTCAAAGCTAGAGACGCAGCCTACAGGTCAGGTGACAGGCTGGCCTATAGCAGGGCCCggagggagctgaagaaggGCATCCAGCAGGccaaacacagatacaaacagcGCATCGAGGAGCACTTCACCGACAACAACCCGCGTGAAATGTGGAGAGGCATCAGAACCATAACAGACTACAGGAACAGCAACCAGCAGTTCAACCACGACCCCCTTCTGCCTGacactttaaacagtttctttgcACGCTTCGACAcacctggcagcagagagactgtCCAACCTCCACAGCCAGAGGAGCAGCCCCAGCCCCTCGTCCTGCAGCAACACCAGGTCAGCGCCACGCTGAGGAGGATCAACatcagcaaagctgcaggaccAGATAAGGTGTCAGGTCGGGTCCTGAAGCTGTGTGCCCATCAGCTGGCTGGAGTCTTCCTGGACATTTTCAACCTGTCCCTGCAGCTCGCTTCAGTTCCTGTCTGCCTCAAGTCCTCCATCATGTGCCGGTGCCAAAAAAATCCGCTGTCACCTGCCTCAACGATTACCGTCCTGTTGCTTTAACACCGGTAatcatgaagtgctttgagaggaTGGTCTTAAGTCACATCAAGGACGTTATCCCTGCTACTCTGGACAGACATCAGTTCGCCTACAGGGAGAACCGATCGACAGAGGACGCAGTCTCATTAGCACTG
This window of the Mugil cephalus isolate CIBA_MC_2020 chromosome 16, CIBA_Mcephalus_1.1, whole genome shotgun sequence genome carries:
- the LOC125022318 gene encoding interferon-induced protein with tetratricopeptide repeats 5-like, whose amino-acid sequence is MSSSLKSRLGRLQSRFTWDLKGEDMDLENLSTRLQEHIDLRLGKRGAVARSYGFLAYVRHLQGKPDEALSLLSQSEEETRECYGEDCERRLIVTYGDMAWLKYHTGDSTQSQSYCQRVEDILVKHPTASSADLHPEVLGEKGWTYLKFSRPYYPKAVDCFREAVKLQPEDSEWNAGYAIALYRTEKRVSAAREDEESPAMNQIRRALEINPEDAVLLSMLALKLAAYQRCQEADKLVERALEIDPENPHVTRYIAIYLRNQGKCNRSIDVLQRALKRSSQSAFIHHQLALCYMIKKRGHKPGNDVQQWRRQSIEHLEEAVKIKPSFHIALADLAELCVEDGDFTRAEALFQQGLQMAPKLEKDISQKFHFRYAKFHHYHTNNEADAISHYTKGLLLAADTGDGRQCAKKLKEIADQRLEGDKDDGKAFALLAVVAKAQGDKKEAANFYEKALDCEENDEYLSALCELRMELD